The genomic DNA TCGAAGGACGATGACACGCAACCCATCGTCTCTCCGGCCGAGTGAGAAAGGACAAATGAAAATGTTCCGCAAACTCACCCTGACCACAGCAGTCGCGCTAGGCCTCGCCTCGGGCGCTGCATACGCGGCTGGTTCCGAAACCCACATTGAGGATTTTGATTTCTCGTTTGAAGGTCCATTCGGTGCCTATGACACCAACCAGCTTCAGCGCGGCCTTCAGGTCTACACTGAAATCTGTTCGGCCTGTCACGGACTAAAATTCGTTTCTTTCCGTAATCTGCACGATGAAGGTGGCCCAGCGCTGCCCGAAGACCAGATGCGCGCCTACGCGGAATTCTATGAGATTTTTGATGAGACACTGTTTGACGGCGACGGCGATTTCCGCCCCGCCACTCCGGCAGACCACTTTCCTGAAAGCAGCCTGTCAAACGCACCGGACCTGTCGCTTATGGCAAAGGCTCGCGCTGGTTTCCACGGCCCATATGGAACCGGTATCAACCAGTTCTTCAAAGGCATGGGCGGCCCCGAATATATCGCGACCCTGCTCAGCAGCTACGTAGAAGAACCACAGTGTGCGCAGGACATGGAAACGCCGATGGACGGCTATTACAACACAGCCTTCGCACCAGGTGGTTACCCTGATGAATGTAAAGGCGACCATGGCGAA from Octadecabacter antarcticus 307 includes the following:
- a CDS encoding cytochrome c1 → MKMFRKLTLTTAVALGLASGAAYAAGSETHIEDFDFSFEGPFGAYDTNQLQRGLQVYTEICSACHGLKFVSFRNLHDEGGPALPEDQMRAYAEFYEIFDETLFDGDGDFRPATPADHFPESSLSNAPDLSLMAKARAGFHGPYGTGINQFFKGMGGPEYIATLLSSYVEEPQCAQDMETPMDGYYNTAFAPGGYPDECKGDHGEHLYPGSWIGMAPPLYGDDVEFADGHSTEIDHISQDVAAFLMWTAEPKMMARKQAGLTGVIFLTVLSVLLYLTNKRLWAPHKGGAKRRD